Proteins from a single region of Geothrix sp. PMB-07:
- a CDS encoding mechanosensitive ion channel family protein, whose product MNARTWIPAATLLALTASVTAGWMWTREAPPAPQGQEAVPAPKNKQGLRHAAPVQVRLVDQTPLLTARSLLPLATTPEEKQLALQAERLGNHSVDLAFSDALRRAATTPVPKTPELKELVEAKAKALSAVEAGEQLVARLAKQLAVAPESKKDVLEDQIDITKAQLELDKDELETASNDLAQAGGDPQAKIRRLKEAHEAADRESSQAMVAAKPPSAFQPGSFIGRLLEWRLQRDKCARLEKAQAEAQTKEQALVKRRAEIEAQANKEKDEREAARSAASTLMKGASRGLDRDEAKAAVSSLKQFGDVQRRLASMARRIQDQRGLAETYGTWLGLADGFRNAALHKLLTQGLEMLGVVLAAYLLGLLIDWMLHHSKSSKERTSAGASKSVLKVIIRVIAVLAIGFLIVGIPAQATTIFGLAGAGLTVALKDFIVAFFGWFILMGKNGIRLGDWVEIRGVGGEVVEIGLLRTVILETGSWADAGHPTGRRVAFVNNFAIEGHFFNFSTSGKWMWDELNVVIPAGQDPYATIDGVQKLVEQQTEANAKIAEAEWQQTAARYKVKAFSAVPGVQVIPGANGMEIRARYLTRAFERHETRLRMNQAVVELMHGPRAGS is encoded by the coding sequence GTGAATGCTAGGACCTGGATTCCCGCCGCCACCCTTCTGGCTCTCACGGCCAGCGTCACGGCCGGTTGGATGTGGACACGGGAGGCCCCCCCGGCGCCCCAGGGCCAGGAGGCGGTGCCCGCTCCAAAAAACAAGCAGGGCCTGCGCCACGCCGCGCCCGTGCAGGTGCGACTGGTGGACCAGACGCCGCTGCTCACGGCCCGCAGCCTGTTGCCCCTGGCCACCACCCCCGAGGAAAAGCAGCTGGCCCTCCAGGCTGAGCGCTTGGGCAACCATTCGGTGGATCTCGCCTTTTCGGATGCCCTCCGCCGTGCGGCCACCACTCCGGTGCCGAAGACGCCGGAGCTGAAGGAGCTGGTGGAGGCCAAGGCCAAGGCGCTCTCCGCCGTGGAGGCGGGAGAGCAGCTGGTGGCGCGCCTTGCCAAGCAACTGGCTGTCGCGCCGGAATCCAAGAAGGATGTGTTGGAAGATCAGATCGACATCACCAAGGCCCAACTCGAACTGGACAAGGACGAACTGGAGACCGCTTCCAATGACCTTGCCCAGGCCGGGGGCGATCCCCAGGCCAAAATCAGGCGTCTGAAGGAAGCCCACGAGGCGGCGGATCGGGAATCGTCCCAGGCCATGGTTGCGGCCAAGCCTCCGAGCGCTTTCCAACCGGGCAGCTTCATCGGGAGGCTCTTGGAGTGGCGGCTTCAGCGCGACAAGTGTGCGCGCCTGGAAAAGGCTCAGGCCGAAGCTCAAACCAAGGAGCAGGCCCTGGTCAAACGTCGCGCCGAGATCGAGGCGCAGGCCAACAAGGAGAAGGATGAGCGCGAGGCCGCCCGCAGTGCTGCGTCGACGCTCATGAAGGGGGCGAGCCGGGGATTGGACCGGGACGAGGCGAAGGCTGCCGTTTCCTCCCTCAAGCAGTTCGGCGATGTGCAGCGCCGCCTGGCCAGCATGGCCCGGCGGATCCAGGATCAGCGGGGGCTGGCAGAGACCTATGGTACCTGGCTGGGCTTGGCGGATGGCTTTCGCAACGCCGCCCTGCACAAGCTGCTGACTCAAGGCCTGGAGATGCTCGGCGTCGTATTGGCAGCCTACCTGCTGGGCCTGCTCATCGACTGGATGCTCCATCATTCCAAATCATCCAAGGAGCGCACTTCTGCGGGCGCCTCGAAATCCGTGCTGAAGGTGATCATTCGGGTGATCGCTGTGCTCGCCATCGGCTTTCTCATCGTGGGCATTCCCGCCCAGGCCACGACCATCTTCGGCCTTGCCGGCGCGGGCCTGACTGTGGCCCTCAAGGATTTCATCGTGGCCTTCTTCGGCTGGTTCATCCTCATGGGGAAGAACGGCATCCGGCTGGGCGATTGGGTGGAAATCCGGGGCGTGGGCGGCGAGGTGGTGGAAATCGGGTTGCTTCGCACGGTGATTCTGGAAACGGGCAGCTGGGCCGATGCGGGCCATCCCACGGGCCGCCGCGTGGCCTTCGTGAACAATTTCGCCATCGAGGGGCACTTCTTCAACTTCTCCACCTCCGGCAAGTGGATGTGGGATGAGCTCAATGTGGTGATTCCCGCGGGCCAGGATCCCTACGCCACCATCGACGGCGTGCAGAAGCTGGTGGAGCAGCAGACCGAGGCCAATGCCAAGATCGCCGAGGCCGAGTGGCAGCAGACCGCGGCCCGCTACAAGGTGAAGGCCTTCTCGGCCGTTCCGGGTGTGCAAGTGATCCCCGGGGCCAACGGGATGGAGATTCGGGCCCGCTACCTGACGCGCGCCTTCGAGCGCCACGAGACCCGGCTGCGGATGAACCAGGCCGTGGTGGAGCTCATGCACGGCCCCCGGGCGGGCTCTTAG